The genome window GTGTCCGTTCATACACAGTACCATTTTTGATACTTGAATATAAACATGCCGGAGAACTCAACAAGAAAAATGATGAGGAAAACTCAGTGGAAACATATGGGATGAAGTCGATTGGGTAATGGGTTTTTCTACTGCTTCTGGGCTGTCAAACAAGTTGTTCCCAAAACCATGAGAAGGTTGCAAAACAGGATGCGTGGACTGCGCGGATTGCACGAATTGAGCCGTGGACAATGACCCCTTATGTGAATTGTAGTATGCAGACTGTTCAGATGGGTTCGAAGGCACAAATGGTGGGGCGTCTTCACCAGAACCATAGGTCGGATTTCGAGGAAGTTCAGAATCGTGGTTCCCCAGGGGGTGCTGAAGATACAATGAGCTATGATTGGGGCTGTAGGTCGGATCCTGAGCATGCACGAAGTTGGAACCTTGGACTGGCTGCAGATGGTAAGATGGAGATGTATTGGAGAAATAAAAGGACGTGTCGCTTTCTCCATACATACAGACATCCTCAGCATACATCTCATGCGCAGACATAGCCAATCCGACCTGAGGAGGGCTAAACAAGTTTCCCGACGGTGACATTTGCGCAGGTGGGCGGGATTCATGTTGGATTGGGATTTGTGACCTATTGTTTCGGCGCGATGGCGGGTGCGAGTTGTACTCTCCAACAAACTGGGCCGGATCAGAGAAATGCCCAGAGTATCGTTGCTGAGCCGCGGGCTGTTGAGGTTGTGTTCCGTCAGACATGGAAGGGTACTGTGTTTGTTGGTAGCCCACACTGGACTGCTCTGGGCTCTTGATGGCGAGAGGCCTCAGCTCTGTGCGTTCGTTAGTTGGGTGCTGGCTAGTTGTAGCGAATCTTCTCTGGGCGCCTGCAGTGTGTTGAGGTGTGAACGGTTCATTCTCTCTCAATTCTCGATGCCTCCCTGGTTCTGAGAATTTCAACCGAGACCGCTCATGGTCTGACATGTGGAGACTGGGTCCTATTCCCAGTTCCGTTTTCGAGCTGCCCCACCACGCCGTAGCCAGGATCCGTGAGATCAGAGCGGTACCTGTTGGTGTAATGTAGAAGCTCCCAGTTCGAAGAGGGATGGACTTTCTAGATAGAGCGTAATTGGCATGCTTGCCGCTTCCTAAGTGTCCTTCCCAGGTGAAAGACCTCGTCCACTCAGTCAATTGATCATTGTTTCTGACTTCCTTGGTGATGTGCGCAAGCCAACCCCTCTGCATGTCATTGCAGTATTCTAGGGGCAGGAGTTGTGATCAGCTCAAGACACggtgaagaggagcagaagctTCATTTGATCCTTTATGAACATCAGCATTAGGTCCACTGTGACTCACTTTCATATGTTTCCTCCCAGGTCTCGCCCACTTCGAGAGGCACTTGCTCTGAGAACTTGGACGTCGACATGCTGATGACAAAGAGAAGGCGCAAATGTAACGAGTTGAGTGATCAGTGATCGTAGGGGTGGCGTGTGATAGAGAAAGAGTAGAAGCGCTATCAGATCAGAGTGTGGGATTTGATGATAAGTTACCGTACGAGGAGGAAAAGGCAGAATTGAACGACTTTGCCACCTCAATATCCAGATCGACCTGGGTGGAACGATAGTGGCAATGATAATAATCCTTTGTTGAGCTGTCacatgaagaaggagagatttATCCTAAAGCGCACACTTCATAACATTCCCCTTGAGACGCCATGAAACGGACGATATCATCCAGCGTCATACCAAAGCTATCAGGAGGCAACTTTCCACAGGAACACACAAAGGTAACTATCTTTGCTGGCAGGTTGAAACGTCGAGAATTGCGTGTCTCAAGACAACTCGCATAATCATCTCGCCACCGGCTGCTTGCCCACGATAGTTTgccctcttctttctcacaTGAATGCCGTCCAAGGACTGCACTTCATCCAATGCTGTATAAACAAAGAATCAGGCTATAATGACTCTTCATCTGCATGTTGCCTCTGCTCCTCGTCACACTTCAAGTGACGTGGGGCAATGGGGGCAGATGACTGCGTGCGCCCCCATTTCCAGCCAAAATCTCTTCAAATATACATATGTCTGCCCTTTGTAGGCGCTCTGGTTAGCCATCGTCAACTCGCGTTACACTAAAATCATGATGCACGGTGGTAACAGTTGAAGCGGCGAATACCTCTGTATGCGACTTGGCATTAGGTGAGGGATGATGTGTAGATCCATGCAAATGCTATATTATGTTGTGTATGTTATTACAAGATGGTGTGTCGACGTCCTCTCTCGTTCCCTCGATCAATATCTCCCTTTTTGTCTATCTATATATATGTTGTACTACCTTTTTATTCCGATGTCCTTTACGCCTTGacttccactcttctcaactcatcctcctcaccaattttttcgtccttcttcttggccgCTTGTAACCAACCCGCCGCATTCTTGTGTACCAACATCAAACCCAAAACCGCTGGGAGATACCACAGCGAAACGAAGAATAACCGCTTCGCATTTTTCTCCGTTGTCTGTTTGTAGAACCGCCAAGCATCTCTTACAAAAATCGCATTTGGCAGAGCTGACGTCAAGGCGAAAGACCAATCGACGCTTCCTGACAGAGGTCCGAGAATCGCTGTGAAGGGTACGAGAAGGATAGCGTGTCGAAGTGAGACTAAAGCGTTAAGTCTCGGTGAAAGGACTGAAAGCATCGGATAGCCTGATAGCGCATAGAATGGTCGGATCATATGTGATAATGCGTTGAAGTGGGGGAATTGccaggagaagagaagaacgaagaggGTCAAAGGCGTGAGGGGATTAGGTAATGATGGCAAGTCAGATCCAGGCGtatggagaaggagcggtTGTTCGGGTGTAGGCCACAACGATCCACCGGTAGCGGTCCAGCCCATAAGAGGCGTGATGGCACCGACAACAGCTCCGACCCAAGTGTTGGCCACAGAGAATCGTTTCATCGGCGTGTATACCCCAGCGTAGAGTATCAGATTGCCGACACCCAGGACCGCAGTCGTAGGGTTACATCCGTACCAGAGGATAATACCGCCCAGAACCGTGCATACTGCGCCGAACATGGCAGCGTGGAAGGGACTGACTCGTCGAGTCACAAGCGGTCGCACTCGAGTTCGGGGTGTTTGAGCATCGATTGGTGCTTCGAGGATTTGGTTGAAGGTATTGGCCGCAGCGGATGTGAGCAGTGTTCCGACGGTAAGATTGAGCAGAAGGGGAATAGACAGCGGAAGAGGTGACAAAGCCAGACCAGTCGTCGCAGTCAGAGTCATGAGAATCGTCAGATTTCTCTTCGATAGCTGCGCATACACCCCAAGAAGACGCTTGAAAGTTAGAGGGGTCAAAGGTCGGTACGCGGAAACCGGTGCAGCGGGAGCAGTAGGGTGAGGGATGTCGAGATCAGGAAGGACTGGTACAGGAGCATTGGCGGCGCCATAGACAGTCTTGAATGGTGGGGAGTACGGAGCAGGTTGCGCAGAGAAGAACGGCCTTTCAACAGCTGAAGTATGCGATTGACGAGCTGATGTGTGTGCTTGACGCTTCTGTTGACCTGAGAATGGCGAGGCAGAGATGGCCGTTCGCTTTTTGTTCGACGTTGAGGCACTGACCGTCgcagaagcagcagcagtggcATTAGGAGCGGGCACGGACtcggcttcttcctcgatagGAGGAGGCGCTTCCGGCTCTCCCACAGCGATCTTTGCGAGTTGACCGTCAACCATGGTCCTGAATTTACCATGTTTTCGAGTGATGAGGTCATTGAAAGTTCCGTCTTCTACCACAGCACCGccttcgaggaggacgactcGGTCGGCAGAAGCGATAGAGGACAGTCTGTgggcgatgaggatgacagtGATGTCCGAGTTGGCGAATAGATCGTTGAGAGCGGCGTTGACCTACACCAAAGTCAGCATTAGACCAGCCGAAGCTAAAACTGTACATACTGCTCGTTCTGATTCCGAATCAAGCGCACTGGTCGCCTCGTCCATCAACAAGACTGAAGGGTTGCCGACCAAAGCTCGAGCGATCGCAATCctctgtctctgtccacCTGATAAGCTGTTCTTGGTAACTTCAGGAAGGTCAGTCCAGCTTTTCTTGTACTGCTTCCGACGAACTCACTCAGAGTGTCGTAGCCCTGAGGCAAGTTGTCGATGAAGTCACAATGGGCAACTTGCGCAGCACGCTTAATGTCATCTCGAGTAGCCTTTGGATGTCCATACGCGATGTTCTCCTCGATGGTACCACCGAAAAGAATTGGGTCCTGCTGCACCACACCAATCCTAGATCGCCATGATTCGGGGACGAAAGAGCGAATGTCTTGGCCATCAAAGAGCACTTTGCCAGATGTGGGATCGTAGAATCGGAGAAGCAAAAGCTGAATGGAGGACTTTCCACTACCACTCCCACCACTGCGGCATTGTCAGCGGCTGTCACCTATTTCAGAC of Kwoniella shandongensis chromosome 3, complete sequence contains these proteins:
- a CDS encoding protoheme IX farnesyltransferase; protein product: MATREGLGLARSLVLTIPRIRSSAQPSVSVLLPNLRSFTSCSRNHRSQGVTTIAFSVGSIPRPCHASTSQTSLRHVRFNSNTADPKSKGKESAKRSESQPEEIEDDSKAPSPIPIHPPAPISPPSATAVTTSTSGKDAKPDASSILKLLSLAKPQWPLLTVGVACLTVSTAVNLSIPWAIGRIIDFFAPGSEATLLFGLPLEQATAALAILLLIGAAANSGRSITLRLAGQRTVARIRNMTYSKYLAMPPSHIETAGVGDALSRLGQDTSIVGQSLSENLGEGLKAILGAGAGIGAMWIISPTLTVVMLCIIPPIAIGTFFYGRFIRKLSLRTQEAMGGMSKLAEERLSAHRTVTASNTQLSEQALYAAKVDGVYGLQKRETFANGLFQGANEVAGDLGMIGLLIYGGVLVKRGEISVGDMTSLFIYVNWIEWSLNTLAGFFTGLMKGVGASQRIIGLHAIPSPIPLSVGEHVHESRAGSIELRGVEFAYPSRPESKVLNGLNLRIDKGERIALVGGSGSGKSSIQLLLLRFYDPTSGKVLFDGQDIRSFVPESWRSRIGVVQQDPILFGGTIEENIAYGHPKATRDDIKRAAQVAHCDFIDNLPQGYDTLITKNSLSGGQRQRIAIARALVGNPSVLLMDEATSALDSESERAVNAALNDLFANSDITVILIAHRLSSIASADRVVLLEGGAVVEDGTFNDLITRKHGKFRTMVDGQLAKIAVGEPEAPPPIEEEAESVPAPNATAAASATVSASTSNKKRTAISASPFSGQQKRQAHTSARQSHTSAVERPFFSAQPAPYSPPFKTVYGAANAPVPVLPDLDIPHPTAPAAPVSAYRPLTPLTFKRLLGVYAQLSKRNLTILMTLTATTGLALSPLPLSIPLLLNLTVGTLLTSAAANTFNQILEAPIDAQTPRTRVRPLVTRRVSPFHAAMFGAVCTVLGGIILWYGCNPTTAVLGVGNLILYAGVYTPMKRFSVANTWVGAVVGAITPLMGWTATGGSLWPTPEQPLLLHTPGSDLPSLPNPLTPLTLFVLLFSWQFPHFNALSHMIRPFYALSGYPMLSVLSPRLNALVSLRHAILLVPFTAILGPLSGSVDWSFALTSALPNAIFVRDAWRFYKQTTEKNAKRLFFVSLWYLPAVLGLMLVHKNAAGWLQAAKKKDEKIGEEDELRRVEVKA